DNA sequence from the Poecilia reticulata strain Guanapo linkage group LG19, Guppy_female_1.0+MT, whole genome shotgun sequence genome:
TTTCATGCTCTAAACACAACGTTAGAACATCGGTATTCCTCTCCTTTCAAAAACCATgattaatatattattaatcatttttctgttaaattacaTATACTTGATGTTAAAGCAATTAGCATGTAGTTTTCCGGTTTTGTTGTGATTCACATTATGGACCGCAGAAGGATTTTGATCAGGCATCTTCACAGCCACACGCTGCCTTGTGTCTCACTGCTGCCATCTGATGGACATATTAGGATCCTAcaacattcagattttcttaaccctcctgttttgttgcgggtcaaattaacccgttttgaaaaaatatatattttctgttccaGTGGGCAAACTCTacccacactgagtggaaaCTCGGCACAAGTGggtggaaaacataaatactctctgcatgactcatttgtcttgattttaatcagcGGGTCACTTTGACCCAGAAAAGAATATGTGTCTCAAGTTCCTTATAAACTTCACcccttgaaaacaaaaatttaaaatgtaatataaaaaaatctacaagaaGCCAATTTCAAggatatttatagtttttttgtgtctaggttttttCAGTGGAcgtaaaaaatttaaattacattcaTCATCCAAATGAGTAAAttgtcgtcattaatccttcatttgtgagaaataaaaaaaccccatctttgcacaaatattgattgaaattgTTAGTATTGGAGTTAaatcagatacaaaaatgttttggaggccAAATTGACAAaggaacattattgctgtacctcagaaacgaacataacaggAGTTATAGGGGACTGGACTAAAAACTGAGACATATGTACAGCTACAtctagaaaatgttaaaatatcatTCAGGAATTGAATATcttttgactgttttttcagAGAGTGAAACTTTCATTATCTAGATTTCTTACACAGGGTGAAGTATTTCAAtcctttatttcttgtaatcGTTACATTTATGGCTTACAGATCATGAAAACACTAAACTCAGTGTCTCcgaaaagtagaaaaacatttcaatgttgAAAATTTGTTGTGTCACTCTAATCACTGAATTAACTTGACAACCATCCACAAAGGTTTCCTGAGCCTCtgaatggattctcagtctggGTCAGTGAGCTACACAATCACAGGGAGGACTGCTGATTGAGCAGatgttcagaaaaacaaacattgaaacCATCCACAGGGAGGGTAAACCACAAAAAGTCACTGCTAAATAAGCTGTTTGTTCTGAGTGTTGTATCCaagcatatttatataaaattgaTTGTAAAGAAGATCTGGTTTGAAAATATGCACTGGTAACTGATAACTGTTgaatggattttttattttatttgatttttttttacataaaatccattCAATAATTGATTTGTAAGCCTTGAGTCAGCACATCAAGATCCACTACGGACACATTGACAACTTTTCACAGAAGATTGTgtataaaacagaatttttatctttgttactgtgtgtgtttgacctcagttgtgtttttccatACATGAGCCAAGAGGCCAAAGATGCTCAACTGTtatcaacaaaaatatcaacTCTTCTGGTATCCATCCTTACATCATGTCAGTCAGACACTTTACTGCCCATGACCTctatttagaacaaaaaaatacataaatgtaaaaataaggCAATTATTCTACATTTCTTGTAACATTTTGTGCTTCATACACCATACTGAAacaataaattcatttttgtatacacttgttaaaaatagaaataatacaaaatataaatgaacacaataaaattaaaattcattagATGCTTGGCCAGAGATATTGGGACAATGAGCTGCCAAAATCATTTTATCACAGAACTAAGGCCGTTTTCcccattattttttaattccagACACTGCTCTGCTTACGATGAAGCAAAGAGATCATGTCAAACTCAAAATGTTAAAGCTAATCTTGGTCAAAAGGAAGCAAAATAATCTGAACTGCCGTGGTATTTGTACAGAAAGTCTTTCCAAACGAATTCTCAGTATGAAATCTCTGTTTACTGTGGATCCTCAGTTTGTGATTCCTCAGATTTTCCGCTCGTGTAAACAACTTCAAACACAGATCGCAACTAAatggtttctctcctgtgtgcaTAAGcatgtgactttttaaatacCGCTTCTGGACAAACCTTCTTCCACATTCCTCACAAGCAAAGTTTCCCTTCCCGGCCACcactttctcctctttctgaTGAATCTGCATATGTTTAACAAGGCGACTCTTAAGGACAAACTTTTTGTCGCATTGATCACATGACAACTGATTCTCCCCAGTGTGGAGTCTAACATGCAGGAGTAAACTTTGTTTCCGTGTAAAAGTGGCGCCACAATACCCACAGACAAACGGTTTTAAATTTGAGTGGGTTATCATGTGGCTTTTTAGAACATCCTTAAGTCTGAAACATCTGCCACAGTCGGGGCACCTAAATGGTTTTTCCCCTTTATGGATTGTCATGTGGGCCGTCAGAGATCCATTTGAGGTAAACTTCTTATCGCATATCTCACATTGAAatggtttctctcctgtgtggcAAGTCATGTGAACTTGAAGGCCAGGCTTCCGGGTAAACCTTTTACCACATTTATCACAGACAAAGGGTCTTTCTCCCGTGTGGGGTCTATGGTGAGTTTTCAAATGACACCGACTGTGAAAGATTTTACCGCAATCTTCACAAACAATTGATTTTTCACAGCGATAGATTCTCACATGACATTTAAGAGCACCtagtttctgaaatgttttaccaCAATCATCACAAGAAAAGGATTTTCTGCCTGGTTCGAGTCCCATCTTCGTATCACCATTTTGCTTCCCTCTAGAGTGATTCTTCTCAACCGAGCAGCTGGAAGACTTTTCTCCTGAATGACCTGCCATATGTTTCTGGAACATCTGCTTCCTCACAAACTGTTTAAAGTGGTCAGtgcagtttaaggttttttcGGCAGCTTTACGTCCCACTTTGCTGTTTACACCAGACTGACATGTTCTGGGTTCCCTCCAATCTTCATCACTGTCTTCATTTTCAGATCCAGATCCTGATAGATTATCATCTTCGCTTTCATCACTGTCTTCAGTCTCAAAAGAGGCTGAATAACTTTCTTTAATATTTGGCTGTAAATAAGTACTTGGATCTGACTCTCTGTCAGGTTCTGGTCCTCCACTGATCTCTCCATCAGGTTCTGTTTTCACCTTTGCAgctgagctgctggttgaagCTTCTGTCTCTCTGCTGTCTTCACTTTTGATGCGATGAACTTTTGACAATTGAggtttctcttcttcctcattcTTCACAGTAAGCTGCCCTACATCCTGACTGATCCActgttcctcctcttccttcttcaCCTGGAAACATGTGAAGTTCTGCTCGTCCAAACTGGAACTGCTGAGATCAGGAACCTCTTCTTTAACCACCCACAGTTGCTGACTTCCTGCAGCAAACACATAGACCTCTTGGTTAGATTTTCTACCAATGTCTgtttattgtggaaaaacaaaaaaagtgttatgGTAAAATTGTTGTGCctacaaaacatgcaaaagcaTGAAAATATGCTGATAAATCTGTAACATTTAACCTCCACAAACTATTGGATCAATGAGTAGAAAGATGGACAATTTAACATAGTAAACTGGCTCATATTTTTCAGCAACTTGTAAAACCACTTGAAATTTAAAACCAGAATAACTTTACTGTGTCCACGTTAGAAGCAAAAGTCTTAATTTCATTTTGAACTGAACTTgcttttttagaaataaagggtaaacacagacatacacaGCATAAGACAAACAACCTTTTCTCCCGGACTGAAGTTTGTTTAAAACCAGTAAAGGAGGtctgaggttctgctggtccAAACTGGAACTGCTCAGATCAGGAACCTCTTCTTTAATCACCAACGGCTGCTGCTCTTCTgcaggaaacacaaaaacatattgtttacatttcacatttcaagATCTGTGTATTGTGGAAAGTACTTTTTTCAATTTTGATGTTTAGGGGATTAGTGAGCTTGACCACAGCTCAGTGTTAGAGCAACTCCCAGCTCTaacactctctctttctctctcttccttgttgtcatttcagctgctctctcttGTCCCTTTACCCCTTTGGACATCTCTTCCACATGATAACTCAGGGCTAAcaggaaaaacatatttgtaggCACGGAAAGCTATTCAGGAAGAAACTATAGATCTGTTCCTTTTAATCTTTTCTATCTGTCATCACAGCTGCATCTGTGTCTCTTGTGTCTTTTGGTTCCATGGGCTAATCTTTTGTTGTTCTCATCCTTCTCAGTTGCATCTCCCTCCATTGTAACAAATTTGtcaaaaagggaagaaaaaaaaattattactcACATGACCTCTGTCTTTGCTGAGCCAGCATCAGAGATAATTAAAACTAATTCCGTTTCTCCATTTTGTTGCCTCTTTCAATATGATTGGGTATTGAGGCACCATTAGGATCATTAATCCTAATGGTGCCTCATTCTTGTCTCTTGCCTCAgtctccttttttccccttctgtgCTTAATCTCTTCCCTGAATAATTGATGCTATCAAAATTGGCAATATAGAACTAAAGGTTTTAAGTAATTAATGTGTACCACCTCCAACAAAAAACTTCCCAATTTGATTTTTcagaagcttaaaaaaatagttataCGATGTTCAAGGTGTGCCTGTAAAAATTCATCACACTGCTAAAGGCAGCTGGAGTGGCTTCTTGAAACCAAATACCCAGGGTATGTCCAAACTTATGCTGCATTCAAGTTACCTGGGAAGTGGGAACTCGGAGGTGGCTTTTACGTCAGACACAAGGTAACCGCAATCTTGTTAAGAAGTCGGAATTTCAACATGGCGACGCCCATGAACGTCTGTTTGCAATAGCTGTTACAAACACTACTTTTAATTTGTCCAGCTTACAGTTGCAGGCGGTACATGCAACATTGATTTTAGACGCACGTCTACATGTGTATCTCGTCAAATAAGCACGTTTCCACCACAGCTTACTGTTGTTGATGCGAGGACCGGCCATATTGAAACGAGAAATCAACCACACAAATAGTAACTGTGGGTAGTGGGAGTCGATCCCAGTTTCTCCGTGGAAAATCCGACCTCCGAGGGCGACTGGGAAGTCGGACTTTCCCAGTTCCGAGTACAACTGGAACGCAGCATTACCCCCGAAGTTTCTTGAAGCGTTCACAGATTCCGCTTCCTGAAACAGACCCCTGGCGACATCTGGCTGTTTAGGTCTATCGTTGTAGGTCTCAGTATACATATTTGACGCCAGAGCACCCACCCCAATAAGCAGCTATTTCCTGTttacttcatgcttccatcgaTGCTAATGATCAAATCTAAATATAATGCTTAGATTTAGTGATTTACCTTCACTCTCTTCCTTTACAGAGTCAACGTAGCTACATTGTTTTCCAGACCTGCAGCTTTCCATCGTAACACTGGTCCTCTCACGCCTCTAATGTTCTTGCTGTGATGGAAAACTGTATTAGACTGAGAATCGAAAGGCTCACACATAAGAAAGACACCGACATCCGGTAGATTCAAAAtgctcttctgctttttcttttttttttttttcggcgGTTGGCAAGAAACCCGAAGATGTGccttaccgccacctactggtatgAAGTGTGAATCACTTGTataatttctacatatttttttctctttaaaaaacaactgttgTATATGTTTGCAGTTAATTTTGAGTGTATCTGaacttttacttaattttttcagACTATATTCTCATATCTTCTCTCTTATATTTATAACCGTCTACTATAACTCGTTCTTTGGTTTCATCCATTCCACATTGATCACATTTCCCTGTAttatgattttgtattttaagaagTGTATAATTCCTTCATGTCCAAGTCTTACTCTTGTTATGAAATTTCCctcctttttatttcatctatttttttaatcctatAAAACcatcttcattttctttctccatgcCACCTCTGACATTCTTTCATATGATTTTGTTTAATGAGACTCTACCctagattttcttgtttttactatAAAGCTGGtggatttttgtattttccttttgCTGTCTTGTCTGCCAACACCCACACAAATTTTATCGTTAACACCGGATATTTtgtaatctaaataaaatatgtagtatttctaataaaatatgcCTATCTGAATGATTGTCAACTCAATAGTACAGCACTTTaatccaaacaaaaatgttaatgattttATGTCTGCCACCCACCGCACAGCTAACAATACTGACAAAAGTTCTCCTGTACAGGAGAAACCAGCACCATAAATATTACTGAAACAGTAAATTGATCACTTTCTGCACTTATTCAAAAACTGGAAGAATACATAATACAAATGAGCAATATAAATTTAAATTCCCTGCCTGTTTTGGGCAGAAATATGCAGCAGCAGATGCTCCGTCTTCCCAAGACGGTCTCACaaagaggatggtcagggttgtccataatttaaTAGATTCCATTTAAATTAAACGTAATGTGGAgatgacagaaatattaaaaactgttaattACCAAAGCACTCAGAATAATTTACCGATTAAACGACAGGGTTTACATATTTTAGCGACAGTACATAAAGCATTCAATGCGACGGTTCGCCTAAAAGTATTTAGCaacaaatacattatttaaCCTCCTGGAGGTCAAATAATCCGTTACTGTAGAACAATCTCTCCCCCATCAGTGATTGCAGCTTGGAAAAAAAGCCACTGAATGTTTCTTTCACAACTTTGATCCTCCCAGGATTATTCAGCCTCCATCATCATTTACTTGACACGGTTTGGATCCTAATAATCTAACGGGAAATTTTCTGTAGACACAAAAATCTCTCCCAGAAGATATGCTCCATCTCTGCGCATCAGAGAAACGTCAACACGGCCGCCATATTGGGAAGGGAAACTGCTGTCACTGAAGTATTTGTCCCCTCCCGGTTTTACATCTGTGGTTtgagagacattttaaaacaaaagttaatttGGTGTGGAAACAGTACGTCAGCTTGACTTACCGAAGAGAAAACATGGTTGGCAACTCAAGCTCACACATTTGTGCACCAATTTCCCCAAATTGATGCCTTGTACCAAATCTCTAAATTTCAGGTTGGCTTTGAACTAATCTGAAGCTCGTACAGGAAACTGGTACAGACCAATTAAAATGTCAGCTGGAATTTTACCCAACTTGTCATAATGGTTGAAATCGGGCCACAATTTTCTCATTGCCTGACCATGTAGAAACCTCATCTCAGGTTTCTGAAACCACGTTTAACTCGACTCCTAGTCGAGTTAAACGTGTATGCATGAGATACCAtgcatacaaaaaataaacccacgaaacttaagaaaaaaaattggtcaCAACCAAAAACTTGATAAATTTAAGTCTTAAGGTTTATGCTTAAATTTCACCAAACAgagcaagagaaaaataagaggcgagatcaagttttattttcaaagtcatCTTCCAGAGTCAATTCTGTAGTTTCTTGCAGGAAACGGAAGTTAGTATCACATTAGGATGTCAAGTAATCCACTGCAGCAAGTCTGtacctcagatcttctggtgcTCTTTAGACCCACTGCCTGGGTGCTGTGGGGTTCCAGGTACAGGGATGTGGTCAAATGTATCCTGGGTGTATTTGGAGTCAGATGGGAAGTCTCTTGCTTGCTGGTAGTCGCCGTCTGTGTGGACGATGAGGGATGAAGGGTTCACAGGGCGGGATGCAGCCATTCCCTGAGGAATCTGAGGAGCGCTCCAGTGAGCCTGGAGGAGAGGACGACTACTGTGGGGGTCCAGGCTCAGCATGTCAGCGATCATCTGAAAAATATGTGCATCCTGTGCAGGTGAACAGTCCACATCAGAACCAGCATCAACAACAGAGGAGACACCAACAGCAGACCTAAAGCCAGCACTGGACCCAGCACCACCAGAGCCAAAATCAACTGAAACACCACTAGTAGTAGAGCCAGCTTGGGGGACTCTTTGATCTGcggtgagggaaaaaaaataaaataaaaaaattaattcagataACAGTTATTCAGCTGGAGGcgttcacaagaaaaaaaaaatgcatcgtTACCTTTCCTGACAGGAACACAGGCTCCAACACTGAACAACAATAGGCAAATCCAGGAATTCCTGTTCAAACATGAAAGTTCAGTGAAGACAGAGAAACGTTAACAAGAGGTCATATAGAGGAAAACATACCTAAAAACACACTGCTGCGGCATGTTGCTCTCTGCAAAGAGCAGACAAAGCTTTGTGTTGTAACtactctgctgctgcagctgagttTATATTAGGGGCTCAGCTGCTTTCATCATTCTGATCATGCTCACCTGGAGCCCTGCAGATCCACGACTTCTGCTCAGTTTAATTAGTGCTGTTTATGGGAAACACTTAAGATCTACAAACCTGTATTTGATCGATCATAGATgcttataaaaatgtcttttctccAATTGTGACACAAACAACTTGAAACCACAGAAAGGTTTTTACATTAAACACTAAGTCTACCATTAAAAGTGAGTTAATTTACATTGCATAGCTTTTGTGTACTTGTGCAGCTCATTTTTCTaaggcagagagaaaaaaaaagcaatttccaCTTGCAGATGCCTTTATTGCAAGCAAAAACCTCCATGTTctgacaaaatatattttacaaattaaagtcCAACCATATGGTCTTGACTCATTCATTCCAGTGACTGAAGTGGTTTTCTAGATGTCTTCCTTTCCAGtgacatttttctatttattctgCAAGGTCCAGACATGGCTTCTACATCATTTAACGTCTCTAGGACTTTTAGCAGGAAAACACCTATTTGCTTTACTTTT
Encoded proteins:
- the LOC103481861 gene encoding gastrula zinc finger protein XlCGF57.1-like isoform X2 encodes the protein MESCRSGKQCSYVDSVKEESEEEQQPLVIKEEVPDLSSSSLDQQNLRPPLLVLNKLQSGRKGSQQLWVVKEEVPDLSSSSLDEQNFTCFQVKKEEEEQWISQDVGQLTVKNEEEEKPQLSKVHRIKSEDSRETEASTSSSAAKVKTEPDGEISGGPEPDRESDPSTYLQPNIKESYSASFETEDSDESEDDNLSGSGSENEDSDEDWREPRTCQSGVNSKVGRKAAEKTLNCTDHFKQFVRKQMFQKHMAGHSGEKSSSCSVEKNHSRGKQNGDTKMGLEPGRKSFSCDDCGKTFQKLGALKCHVRIYRCEKSIVCEDCGKIFHSRCHLKTHHRPHTGERPFVCDKCGKRFTRKPGLQVHMTCHTGEKPFQCEICDKKFTSNGSLTAHMTIHKGEKPFRCPDCGRCFRLKDVLKSHMITHSNLKPFVCGYCGATFTRKQSLLLHVRLHTGENQLSCDQCDKKFVLKSRLVKHMQIHQKEEKVVAGKGNFACEECGRRFVQKRYLKSHMLMHTGEKPFSCDLCLKLFTRAENLRNHKLRIHSKQRFHTENSFGKTFCTNTTAVQIILLPFDQD
- the LOC103481861 gene encoding gastrula zinc finger protein XlCGF57.1-like isoform X1 — its product is MYTETYNDRPKQPDVARGLFQEAESVNASRNFGGNAAFQLYSELGKSDFPVALGGRIFHGETGIDSHYPQLLFVWLISRFNMAGPRINNKEQQPLVIKEEVPDLSSSSLDQQNLRPPLLVLNKLQSGRKGSQQLWVVKEEVPDLSSSSLDEQNFTCFQVKKEEEEQWISQDVGQLTVKNEEEEKPQLSKVHRIKSEDSRETEASTSSSAAKVKTEPDGEISGGPEPDRESDPSTYLQPNIKESYSASFETEDSDESEDDNLSGSGSENEDSDEDWREPRTCQSGVNSKVGRKAAEKTLNCTDHFKQFVRKQMFQKHMAGHSGEKSSSCSVEKNHSRGKQNGDTKMGLEPGRKSFSCDDCGKTFQKLGALKCHVRIYRCEKSIVCEDCGKIFHSRCHLKTHHRPHTGERPFVCDKCGKRFTRKPGLQVHMTCHTGEKPFQCEICDKKFTSNGSLTAHMTIHKGEKPFRCPDCGRCFRLKDVLKSHMITHSNLKPFVCGYCGATFTRKQSLLLHVRLHTGENQLSCDQCDKKFVLKSRLVKHMQIHQKEEKVVAGKGNFACEECGRRFVQKRYLKSHMLMHTGEKPFSCDLCLKLFTRAENLRNHKLRIHSKQRFHTENSFGKTFCTNTTAVQIILLPFDQD
- the LOC103481862 gene encoding uncharacterized protein LOC103481862; this translates as MPQQCVFRNSWICLLLFSVGACVPVRKDQRVPQAGSTTSGVSVDFGSGGAGSSAGFRSAVGVSSVVDAGSDVDCSPAQDAHIFQMIADMLSLDPHSSRPLLQAHWSAPQIPQGMAASRPVNPSSLIVHTDGDYQQARDFPSDSKYTQDTFDHIPVPGTPQHPGSGSKEHQKI